The proteins below are encoded in one region of Segatella copri:
- a CDS encoding Rpn family recombination-promoting nuclease/putative transposase, translating into MRLSEERYISLLTDFGFKRIFGTKPNKDLLINFLNSLFDGEQVIKDVRYLNSEHVGDVFAERKAIFDVYCENEKGEKFIVEMQNAFQKYFKDRSLFYSTFPIREQAPKGQDWNFKLDHVYTVALLNFDFKEEAFDQKEINHDVGLLDKKTFKVFNDKLSFKYIEIAKFNKSETELETLYDKWLYVLKNLPKLDKRPKALKERIFTKLFEEAEIAKFSQQELREYEDSLKAYRDIKNSIDTAKEEGREEGRKEGREEGVAKEKLATAKRLLDMGLTQEQVAKGTGLSIEDIERLV; encoded by the coding sequence ATGAGATTATCAGAAGAACGATATATCAGCTTACTTACCGACTTTGGTTTCAAACGTATATTTGGAACAAAGCCAAATAAAGACTTGCTCATCAACTTTCTGAATTCACTTTTCGATGGAGAGCAAGTCATTAAGGATGTCCGCTACCTCAATAGCGAACACGTTGGTGATGTTTTCGCAGAGCGCAAAGCTATCTTTGACGTATATTGTGAAAATGAGAAAGGAGAAAAGTTCATCGTTGAAATGCAGAACGCTTTTCAGAAATACTTCAAAGATCGTTCTCTCTTCTACTCTACATTTCCTATCAGAGAGCAAGCACCAAAAGGACAGGATTGGAATTTCAAGCTAGACCACGTTTATACAGTAGCATTACTCAATTTTGATTTTAAGGAAGAAGCTTTCGACCAAAAAGAAATCAATCACGATGTTGGTCTGCTAGACAAAAAGACATTCAAGGTCTTTAACGACAAGCTTTCTTTCAAATATATTGAGATTGCCAAATTCAACAAAAGCGAGACTGAGCTAGAAACTCTGTATGACAAATGGCTCTATGTACTCAAGAATTTACCCAAGCTTGACAAACGACCGAAAGCTTTAAAAGAGAGAATTTTCACGAAGTTGTTTGAAGAAGCTGAAATCGCAAAATTCAGTCAACAAGAGCTACGTGAATATGAAGACAGCCTCAAAGCTTACCGAGACATTAAAAATTCGATCGATACAGCGAAGGAAGAAGGCAGAGAAGAAGGCAGGAAAGAAGGCAGAGAAGAAGGGGTTGCCAAAGAAAAGTTGGCCACCGCAAAGCGTCTTCTCGACATGGGGCTCACACAAGAGCAAGTTGCCAAAGGTACAGGTCTTTCAATAGAAGATATAGAGAGACTTGTTTAA
- a CDS encoding IS982 family transposase — protein sequence MEITKDKVTELFCIIDEFYKVFDAENAGKLLLGEDGVKRRRRKASLSDSEIMTILLYFHFGSFRNFKHYYLFFIRGTLKSYFPNAVSYNRFVELESRVFFPLMFFLNLRAFGRCTGITFVDSTMIPICHNLRRYANKVFKGIATNGKGTMGWCHGFKLHLACNDRGEIIAFVLTGANVSDKDPTVFDVLAKRLYGKLFADKGYISQKLFDSLFEEGIQLVTGLRVNMKNKLMPFYDKMMLRKRYIIETINDLLKNTAQIVHSRHRSVANFIINIISALGAYCFFDNKPKALTGYVIEDTKQLSLF from the coding sequence ATGGAGATTACCAAGGACAAAGTTACAGAATTATTTTGTATTATTGATGAATTTTACAAAGTTTTTGATGCTGAAAATGCAGGAAAATTGCTTTTGGGTGAAGATGGAGTAAAGCGCAGACGACGTAAAGCCTCTTTATCTGATAGTGAAATCATGACGATTTTGCTGTATTTCCATTTCGGCTCGTTCCGAAACTTCAAGCATTATTACCTATTCTTTATTAGAGGAACTTTGAAGTCATATTTTCCAAATGCGGTGTCTTATAACCGTTTTGTAGAACTTGAAAGTCGCGTATTCTTCCCTCTCATGTTCTTCCTGAATCTCCGTGCTTTTGGCAGATGTACAGGTATAACCTTTGTTGATTCAACCATGATACCAATATGCCACAATCTCAGGCGTTATGCCAACAAAGTGTTCAAAGGCATTGCCACAAACGGAAAGGGAACAATGGGATGGTGTCATGGGTTCAAGCTACATCTGGCTTGTAATGATAGAGGTGAGATAATTGCTTTTGTTCTCACTGGTGCAAACGTTAGCGACAAAGATCCAACGGTATTCGATGTGTTGGCTAAACGTCTGTATGGTAAGCTGTTTGCAGATAAAGGATATATCTCGCAAAAACTCTTCGATTCGCTTTTTGAGGAAGGCATCCAGTTGGTAACAGGACTGAGAGTGAACATGAAGAACAAACTAATGCCGTTCTATGACAAGATGATGCTACGCAAAAGATACATCATTGAAACGATTAATGACCTGTTGAAAAATACGGCTCAGATAGTACATTCACGTCACAGGTCTGTTGCGAATTTCATCATAAATATTATTTCTGCATTAGGGGCATACTGTTTCTTTGACAACAAGCCCAAGGCACTTACTGGATACGTTATCGAAGATACGAAACAGCTTAGTCTTTTCTAA
- a CDS encoding transposase, translating to MVIPRKINFTQMGRYGSHVEQTYRNAFGLKKSKSIDWLKLNVSLAKRFFGKQGRWAIAIDPSYISKAGKKTPHIGRFWSGCAQSVKHGLEIMGIGLIDIDAKDCMMLKAHQSLSNKELSLRNKTMVDFYISVIKRYRKELLKLSTLIVADAYFSTSTFVNGIKKERFSLISRFRDNACLFYVYAGPRTGKRGRPKTKDGKIDMKNLDLTRMEKMEMKDIEGTAYTLIAYSKALRCKVRLVIWQMPNGKKKLFFSTDTSLSGEEVLLYYRTRFQIEFCFRDAKGYTGLMDCQARDKWKLDFAFNASFTSLNVAKVTMKEMGMEYSMSSFKSLMTNIYLVKRIFKASGYTPNRTLISKIFKDLSCLQRIAA from the coding sequence ATGGTAATACCAAGAAAGATAAATTTCACCCAAATGGGGAGGTATGGCTCGCATGTTGAGCAAACCTATCGCAACGCATTCGGCTTAAAAAAGTCGAAAAGCATTGACTGGCTCAAACTTAATGTCTCACTTGCCAAGCGCTTCTTTGGTAAACAGGGAAGATGGGCTATTGCCATTGATCCCAGCTACATCAGCAAAGCTGGCAAGAAGACTCCACATATCGGTCGTTTTTGGTCGGGATGTGCACAGTCTGTTAAACATGGTCTCGAAATCATGGGTATTGGCCTCATTGATATTGATGCCAAAGACTGCATGATGTTAAAAGCACACCAGTCGCTAAGTAATAAAGAACTGAGTCTTAGAAACAAGACTATGGTAGATTTCTATATCAGCGTCATTAAGCGTTATCGCAAGGAACTTCTCAAACTCTCAACCCTCATAGTTGCAGATGCTTACTTCTCTACAAGTACATTTGTTAATGGGATAAAGAAAGAAAGGTTCTCTTTGATAAGCCGCTTTCGTGACAATGCTTGTCTCTTTTATGTCTATGCTGGTCCACGTACTGGAAAACGTGGTCGCCCCAAGACCAAGGATGGCAAGATTGATATGAAGAATCTTGACCTCACTCGAATGGAGAAGATGGAGATGAAAGATATAGAAGGAACAGCTTATACTTTGATAGCCTATTCCAAGGCACTCAGGTGTAAAGTTAGACTTGTCATCTGGCAGATGCCGAATGGCAAGAAGAAACTATTCTTCTCTACAGACACCTCACTTTCGGGTGAAGAGGTACTTCTTTATTATAGAACCAGGTTCCAGATTGAATTTTGCTTTCGTGACGCCAAAGGCTATACTGGTCTTATGGACTGCCAGGCTCGCGATAAGTGGAAACTCGATTTTGCTTTCAATGCTTCGTTCACATCACTAAATGTTGCCAAGGTAACTATGAAGGAGATGGGAATGGAATATTCTATGTCTTCATTCAAGTCACTGATGACCAACATTTATCTGGTGAAACGAATTTTTAAAGCAAGCGGGTACACCCCGAACCGAACTTTAATTAGCAAGATTTTCAAAGATCTCTCGTGCTTACAGCGTATAGCTGCTTAG
- a CDS encoding DPP IV N-terminal domain-containing protein — translation MKNKTLLSASLALVMAMSAVTASAQGTLEDYNRAYALRHQFSADSVFHWARSSAWCDSTHVLHYQISTPQGRKFVSYDADKNEMKTYDSQEAMEKALGIKPRRPYKPQFGRRHERHWMEVDEEKEAYPVLSPDGKMEAYIEGYNVVVHKAGKPYTEAKRILTQDGTIGCYYSNRIQWSPDGKHIFVCKRVPVEKRYAYYVESSPADQLQPILHKQEYAKPGDALPQHYPVIIDVATGKKVEADKHQIENQYELEWMQWTPDSKEVTMEYNQRGHHLYQMLAMNAETGKLRAVVEERANTFVNYGRLWRQFIKDGKQLLWMSERDNWNHLYLYDVQKSKVIRQITKGDWFVRGIQRVDEEKGEIYFSASGVNKNEDPYLVHYYKIGMDGKNMVALTPEEGNHNAQYTNDYRYLLDTYSKVDAAPVTVLRDAQTGKLVKTLETADIATLKKHGWVAPEVFVAKGRDGKTDMWGIIQRPTNFDPHKKYPVIEYIYSGPGDAYTPKSFMPYNWYTTSLAELGFIVVQLDAMGTSYRGKKFEEVCYKNLKDAGFPDRELWIKAAAKKYPYMDADNVAIYGCSAGGQESTTAVLLHGDFYKAAYSACGCHDNRMDKIWWNEQWMSWPIDSSYVECSNVENAHKLERPLMLVVGEIDDNVDPSSTYQVVNALEKANKDFELVVIPGAHHTMGELYGEHKRYDFFVKNLLGVKPPKWSDVKSK, via the coding sequence ATGAAGAATAAGACTTTATTATCGGCATCTCTTGCCCTGGTGATGGCGATGTCGGCAGTTACAGCTTCAGCACAGGGCACTTTAGAAGATTACAACAGAGCCTATGCGCTGCGTCATCAGTTTTCAGCCGATTCCGTGTTCCATTGGGCACGCTCATCGGCTTGGTGCGATTCCACCCACGTACTGCATTATCAGATTTCTACTCCTCAGGGCAGGAAGTTTGTATCCTATGATGCCGACAAGAATGAGATGAAGACTTATGATTCTCAGGAAGCGATGGAGAAGGCGCTGGGCATCAAGCCTCGCCGCCCTTATAAGCCTCAGTTTGGCAGACGCCATGAGCGCCATTGGATGGAGGTAGATGAGGAGAAGGAGGCTTATCCGGTACTTTCGCCCGACGGCAAGATGGAAGCCTACATCGAAGGTTACAACGTGGTGGTTCATAAGGCAGGAAAACCTTATACCGAAGCCAAGCGAATCCTTACCCAGGATGGTACCATCGGATGCTATTACAGCAACCGCATCCAATGGAGCCCAGACGGCAAGCACATCTTCGTATGCAAGCGTGTGCCGGTAGAGAAGCGCTATGCCTACTACGTAGAATCTTCTCCTGCCGACCAGCTGCAGCCTATCCTCCACAAGCAGGAGTATGCCAAGCCGGGCGATGCCCTGCCACAGCACTATCCGGTCATCATCGATGTGGCTACCGGAAAGAAGGTGGAGGCTGACAAGCATCAGATAGAAAACCAGTATGAACTGGAGTGGATGCAATGGACACCAGACAGCAAGGAGGTGACGATGGAGTACAACCAGCGTGGGCATCATCTCTATCAGATGCTGGCGATGAATGCCGAAACCGGCAAGCTTCGTGCCGTGGTAGAGGAGCGTGCCAATACTTTCGTGAACTATGGTCGTCTGTGGCGTCAGTTTATCAAGGATGGCAAGCAACTGCTCTGGATGAGCGAGCGCGACAACTGGAATCATCTCTATCTCTACGATGTGCAGAAGTCGAAGGTTATCCGACAGATTACAAAGGGCGACTGGTTTGTTCGCGGCATCCAGCGTGTGGATGAAGAGAAGGGAGAAATCTATTTCTCGGCTAGTGGCGTGAACAAGAATGAGGACCCATATCTCGTACATTATTATAAAATAGGTATGGACGGCAAGAATATGGTGGCGCTCACTCCTGAAGAGGGCAATCATAATGCCCAGTACACCAATGATTACCGCTATCTCCTGGATACCTATTCTAAGGTGGATGCCGCTCCTGTTACCGTGCTCCGTGATGCGCAGACCGGTAAGCTCGTCAAGACTCTGGAAACGGCTGATATTGCTACTTTGAAGAAACACGGATGGGTGGCTCCGGAAGTGTTTGTGGCTAAGGGACGTGACGGCAAGACGGATATGTGGGGCATCATCCAGCGCCCTACCAATTTCGATCCTCATAAGAAATATCCGGTTATCGAATACATCTATTCGGGGCCGGGCGATGCCTACACTCCGAAGAGTTTCATGCCATACAACTGGTATACCACTTCGCTTGCCGAACTCGGTTTTATCGTAGTTCAGCTCGATGCGATGGGAACTTCCTATCGTGGCAAGAAGTTTGAGGAGGTTTGCTACAAGAACCTGAAGGATGCCGGATTCCCAGACCGTGAACTCTGGATCAAGGCTGCAGCCAAGAAGTATCCTTATATGGATGCGGATAATGTGGCAATCTACGGTTGTTCGGCAGGCGGACAGGAGAGTACCACCGCCGTATTGCTGCATGGCGATTTCTACAAGGCAGCCTATAGTGCCTGCGGCTGTCACGACAACCGGATGGATAAAATCTGGTGGAACGAGCAATGGATGAGCTGGCCTATCGACTCCAGCTATGTGGAGTGCAGCAACGTGGAGAATGCCCACAAGCTGGAGCGCCCGTTGATGCTGGTAGTAGGCGAGATAGATGATAACGTAGATCCATCG
- a CDS encoding DUF6055 domain-containing protein, with product MKRIFLSLILTAATLPWATAALAQQDPSEAPATRPVNPVSAPQKLIFVPDSLKPYDFNKDDERWCWRHSAQTQNIVYFWEKPFGDNPQNPPSLEGKPMKFDLGNLQTQVERFYRFFRDTLKFSLPGSICDKYKMMVMVNYSLEGTAYGGTYDDFIGALWVTPNRIQDKKLNCLAHELGHSFQLQIMADKTGEAWGGSGFFEMTSQWMLWRVNPDWITDEKYHFDAFRQLTHKGYLHLDNIYHSPYVIEWWAEKHGLESIAQLYREGKVGEDPVVTYKRKYKMSQKQFNDEMFDCYRHLVNFDFDYARKETRPYACTFDTKMLKQKYGYLRPDTASVPENYGFNAIKLEIPKAGKKVTVDFRALDAEGKVFKASKDKMARTIGYRYGLVGVTADTDECIYGQMGDAMNGKVSFQAPKSQLLKALYLVVMGAPANHSLDPSSCRFPYEVRVR from the coding sequence ATGAAACGAATCTTTTTATCGCTGATACTCACAGCGGCAACCTTGCCTTGGGCTACTGCAGCCCTGGCACAACAGGACCCATCTGAGGCTCCTGCCACCAGACCCGTAAATCCTGTATCTGCACCACAGAAACTCATCTTTGTACCGGACTCTCTGAAACCCTATGATTTCAACAAGGATGATGAGAGATGGTGCTGGCGACATAGTGCACAGACCCAGAATATCGTGTATTTCTGGGAAAAGCCATTCGGAGACAATCCGCAGAATCCTCCTTCGCTCGAAGGTAAGCCGATGAAATTCGACCTGGGCAATCTACAGACTCAGGTAGAACGGTTCTATCGTTTCTTCCGTGACACCCTGAAGTTCTCTCTGCCGGGCAGCATCTGCGACAAGTATAAGATGATGGTGATGGTGAACTATTCGCTGGAAGGAACTGCTTACGGCGGAACTTACGATGACTTTATCGGAGCGCTCTGGGTAACACCTAACCGTATTCAAGATAAGAAACTCAACTGTTTGGCTCACGAGTTGGGACACAGTTTCCAACTTCAGATTATGGCAGACAAGACGGGCGAAGCCTGGGGAGGAAGCGGCTTCTTCGAGATGACATCCCAATGGATGCTCTGGAGAGTGAATCCCGACTGGATAACAGATGAGAAGTATCATTTTGATGCCTTCAGACAGCTTACCCATAAGGGTTATCTGCATCTGGACAACATCTATCATTCGCCATACGTGATAGAATGGTGGGCCGAGAAGCATGGATTGGAAAGCATCGCCCAGCTCTATCGGGAGGGAAAGGTAGGAGAGGATCCGGTTGTTACCTACAAGCGGAAGTATAAGATGAGTCAGAAGCAGTTTAATGATGAGATGTTCGACTGCTATCGTCATCTCGTGAACTTCGATTTCGATTATGCCCGCAAGGAGACCCGTCCTTATGCCTGCACTTTCGATACCAAGATGCTGAAGCAGAAGTATGGTTATCTTCGTCCGGATACAGCTTCGGTTCCAGAGAACTATGGCTTTAATGCCATCAAGTTGGAAATCCCGAAGGCTGGCAAGAAGGTTACTGTAGATTTCAGAGCCCTCGATGCCGAGGGCAAGGTGTTCAAGGCATCCAAGGACAAGATGGCACGCACCATCGGTTACCGTTATGGTTTGGTGGGAGTAACCGCCGATACTGATGAATGCATCTATGGTCAGATGGGTGATGCGATGAATGGAAAGGTTTCGTTTCAGGCTCCAAAGTCCCAGCTTCTCAAGGCGCTCTATCTCGTGGTGATGGGAGCTCCTGCGAATCATTCGCTCGATCCATCTTCCTGCCGTTTCCCTTATGAGGTAAGAGTGAGGTAA
- a CDS encoding RagB/SusD family nutrient uptake outer membrane protein: protein MKYNIFKGSAIVCMALMMASCSDFLDVDPHNKISDAAVWSNVDLANAALSDCYRYVEGENEQGVPFCSYTDDVYHRTGYATNVYCEGNVSCDNYNVGFSEARGNTWHFYYTGIKQVNELLENIDNVPAAEGTSDATRKKLIKGQAYFLRAFFYHQLYSLYGRVPLIYSTLGINSEFGQTRAPMDEVADSICNDCDRAANILPTKYSSSDDFGRATKGAALAVKARTLLYKASPLFGTPSQERWQAAADANKAVIDLNVYSLSSVSNADEYAALFYNAENPEIIFEKLYNVKDPEGGALNYLFQAPMGAFTGGHGWGVWLPTYQAADVYENADGSKFEMKNVGPHAIQMPSVVDGQTVYKDTTILATSNSPYEGREMRFYANFIYDGSKWGYGDANRVIGIYEPGQAGVKGGNSSACNTDDEYWNATKTGYYMKKFLNPQYNNEQEDEVDTTPWIFFRLAEIYLNYAECQMELGNKAEALKYINLVRQRVGLPAATGKNLRAEYEYERRVELMFEGQRFFDLRRWQKMPEAYSAANLPTAMKIYKMKDGSLLYSHDLAPLQTRTFRDKMYWMPIPRYELEKCPNLDPAPYSVADSKN from the coding sequence ATGAAATATAATATATTTAAAGGAAGTGCCATTGTTTGTATGGCATTAATGATGGCATCTTGCTCCGATTTCCTGGATGTAGATCCTCATAATAAAATTTCTGATGCTGCTGTCTGGAGTAATGTTGATTTGGCAAATGCTGCTCTTAGCGATTGCTACAGATATGTAGAAGGTGAGAATGAACAAGGCGTGCCTTTCTGTAGTTATACAGATGATGTTTATCACCGTACAGGTTATGCAACAAATGTTTATTGCGAGGGTAATGTGTCCTGCGATAACTACAACGTTGGTTTTTCTGAGGCTCGTGGTAACACTTGGCATTTCTATTATACAGGAATCAAACAAGTGAATGAATTGTTGGAAAATATAGATAACGTTCCTGCAGCAGAAGGTACTTCTGATGCAACTAGAAAAAAGCTTATCAAGGGACAGGCTTATTTCCTTCGTGCATTCTTCTATCATCAATTATATTCACTCTATGGCCGTGTTCCTCTGATTTATTCTACTCTCGGTATCAATTCAGAGTTTGGTCAGACACGTGCTCCTATGGATGAGGTTGCTGATTCCATTTGCAACGATTGTGATCGTGCGGCAAATATTCTGCCAACAAAATACAGCTCAAGTGATGACTTCGGACGTGCAACAAAGGGAGCGGCTTTAGCTGTTAAGGCTCGTACTTTGCTTTATAAGGCTAGTCCTTTGTTTGGTACTCCTTCCCAGGAGCGTTGGCAGGCTGCTGCTGATGCCAATAAGGCTGTCATTGATTTGAACGTTTACAGTTTGTCTTCTGTCAGCAATGCTGATGAGTATGCAGCTCTGTTCTATAATGCAGAAAATCCGGAAATTATCTTTGAGAAGCTTTACAATGTAAAAGACCCAGAAGGTGGTGCATTAAACTATCTTTTCCAAGCTCCTATGGGCGCCTTTACTGGTGGACATGGTTGGGGTGTATGGTTACCAACTTATCAGGCTGCTGATGTTTATGAGAATGCGGATGGTAGTAAGTTTGAAATGAAGAATGTCGGTCCACATGCTATTCAGATGCCTAGCGTTGTTGATGGACAAACCGTTTATAAGGATACAACGATTTTGGCTACCTCGAATTCTCCATACGAAGGTCGTGAGATGCGTTTCTATGCAAACTTTATTTATGATGGTTCAAAATGGGGCTATGGTGATGCCAATCGTGTAATTGGAATTTACGAACCAGGTCAAGCTGGTGTCAAGGGTGGTAATTCGTCTGCTTGCAATACTGATGACGAGTACTGGAATGCAACCAAGACCGGATATTATATGAAGAAGTTCCTGAATCCTCAATATAATAATGAGCAGGAGGATGAGGTGGATACTACTCCTTGGATTTTCTTCCGCTTGGCTGAAATCTATCTGAACTATGCTGAATGCCAGATGGAGCTTGGCAATAAGGCTGAGGCTTTGAAGTATATCAATCTGGTTCGTCAGCGTGTAGGACTTCCTGCTGCAACTGGTAAGAACTTGCGTGCTGAATACGAATATGAGCGTCGTGTTGAGTTGATGTTCGAGGGACAGCGTTTCTTCGATCTCCGTCGTTGGCAGAAAATGCCGGAAGCATATTCTGCTGCAAATCTTCCTACTGCCATGAAGATTTACAAGATGAAGGATGGTTCGTTGCTTTACTCTCATGATTTGGCTCCACTTCAGACCAGAACATTCAGAGATAAGATGTATTGGATGCCGATTCCTCGTTATGAGTTAGAGAAGTGTCCGAATTTGGATCCTGCTCCTTATTCTGTGGCAGACAGTAAAAATTAA
- a CDS encoding beta-L-arabinofuranosidase domain-containing protein, with amino-acid sequence MTTAATVYRTISKVEAISVDCPVGTTPRLPNLVWVTYSDGYSEYRQVRWANAPLADEQAEADAQKHPAGSQYEIGGFVIGDETTDNGYPVKAQIKVVAEGYQTPEKEVAHTFSLADVSIDGDNRLTHNRDEAIREICSWDVTQQLYNYRDTYGLSTEGYTKSDGWDSPDTKLKGHGSGHYMSAIAQAYAVATNPEQKAILRKNITRMVNELRECQEKTFVYNKELKRNWEARDFAPEAELREMKGTWAAFDEYKKHPELYGYGYINAIPAQHCALIEMYRAYNNSDWVWAPYYSVHKQLAGLIDIATYFDDKEICDKALLIAKDMGLWVWNRMHYRTYVKQDGTQDERRAKPGNRYEMWDMYIAGEVGGMSESLSRLSEMVSNPDEKAKLLEAANCFDAPKFYDPLSKNIDDIRTRHANQHIPMIIGALRSYKSNQKPYYYNLAENFWRLVQGRYMYAMGGVGNGEMFRQPYTQILSMATNGLQEGESEAYPDINETCCAYNLVKLSKDLNCYNPDNAQYLDYIERTLYNQIIGSLNPDQYQTCYQYAVGLNATKPFGNETPQSTCCGGTGSENHTKYQQSAYFANDNTLWVGLYMPTTLHWKEKGVTIKQDCLWPAQHSAIKITEGEGDFTLKLRVPYWATQGFSIKVNGKEVAKSYQPSTYVELEQKHWKVGDVVEIDMPFSKHIEYGADKLSSDVASLDGTPLKTSWVGTLMYGPLVMAGTGAQTWNQATLNIDSKLSKITVGESNGVTTGAGANLLTLKLDGKEFQPDYYRNANSTHYYRINLTDAKSKKSKKVKIDFTELNSLLNLAAERKADQEKWNALSQKVPEYAPWAPFGYERMQKVMAQAQELVSKGKKKVTQDELEGTTAILNRAINTMRPGNLAEMEDLRELSGLLRRAGWPDDNTSEELKEAISYGRMVQKYVTDGSGTHDMIHAAVEKLKKAMKQ; translated from the coding sequence ATGACAACAGCAGCCACGGTTTATCGCACTATCTCTAAGGTGGAGGCAATATCAGTGGATTGTCCGGTGGGCACAACTCCCCGACTTCCTAATCTCGTATGGGTAACCTATTCTGATGGTTATTCAGAGTATCGCCAGGTGCGCTGGGCTAACGCTCCGCTTGCTGATGAGCAGGCTGAGGCTGATGCACAGAAGCATCCTGCCGGGAGCCAATATGAGATAGGTGGTTTTGTGATTGGTGATGAGACTACCGACAATGGTTATCCTGTCAAGGCACAAATCAAGGTGGTGGCTGAAGGCTATCAGACTCCAGAAAAGGAAGTGGCTCATACCTTCTCACTCGCTGATGTGAGCATAGATGGTGACAACCGACTCACCCACAACCGTGATGAGGCTATCCGTGAGATCTGTTCCTGGGATGTTACCCAACAACTCTACAACTATCGCGATACCTACGGACTCAGTACCGAAGGGTATACCAAGAGTGATGGCTGGGATTCGCCAGACACCAAGCTCAAGGGTCATGGATCAGGCCACTATATGTCGGCAATCGCACAGGCATACGCCGTGGCAACCAATCCTGAACAGAAGGCAATCCTCCGCAAGAACATCACCCGAATGGTGAATGAGTTGCGAGAGTGTCAGGAGAAGACCTTCGTATATAATAAGGAACTGAAGCGCAACTGGGAGGCTCGTGATTTCGCTCCTGAGGCTGAACTCAGAGAGATGAAGGGCACCTGGGCTGCTTTTGATGAGTATAAGAAGCACCCTGAACTTTATGGTTACGGCTATATCAACGCCATTCCGGCTCAGCATTGTGCTCTGATTGAAATGTATCGTGCTTACAACAACTCCGATTGGGTTTGGGCTCCTTATTACAGCGTACACAAGCAACTTGCCGGTCTGATAGACATCGCAACCTACTTTGATGATAAGGAAATCTGCGATAAGGCTCTCCTCATCGCCAAGGATATGGGACTCTGGGTATGGAACCGCATGCACTACCGCACTTACGTAAAGCAGGACGGCACCCAGGATGAGCGCAGAGCCAAGCCGGGCAACCGCTACGAGATGTGGGACATGTACATCGCCGGTGAGGTGGGAGGTATGAGCGAATCGCTCTCCCGACTTTCCGAGATGGTTTCCAATCCGGATGAAAAGGCAAAGCTCCTCGAGGCTGCCAACTGTTTCGATGCGCCTAAGTTCTATGATCCGCTGAGCAAGAACATCGATGACATCCGCACCCGCCATGCCAACCAGCATATTCCGATGATTATCGGAGCGCTGCGCAGCTACAAGAGCAATCAGAAACCATACTATTACAATCTGGCTGAGAACTTCTGGAGACTGGTGCAGGGCAGATACATGTATGCGATGGGTGGTGTAGGAAATGGAGAGATGTTCCGCCAGCCATATACCCAGATTCTGAGTATGGCAACCAATGGACTGCAGGAAGGCGAATCGGAGGCTTATCCGGATATCAACGAAACCTGCTGCGCGTATAACCTCGTCAAGTTGAGCAAGGATTTGAACTGTTATAACCCTGATAATGCGCAGTATCTCGACTATATCGAGCGCACGCTGTACAATCAGATTATCGGTTCCCTCAATCCAGACCAGTATCAGACCTGCTATCAGTATGCGGTAGGATTGAATGCCACCAAGCCATTCGGCAACGAGACTCCTCAGAGTACCTGCTGCGGCGGTACAGGTTCTGAAAACCATACCAAGTACCAGCAGTCGGCATATTTCGCCAACGACAACACCCTCTGGGTAGGTCTCTATATGCCAACCACCCTCCACTGGAAGGAGAAGGGCGTGACTATCAAGCAGGATTGCCTGTGGCCGGCACAGCATTCAGCCATCAAGATTACGGAAGGCGAGGGCGATTTCACCCTGAAACTTCGTGTACCATACTGGGCAACTCAAGGTTTCTCTATCAAGGTGAACGGCAAGGAAGTGGCAAAGAGCTATCAGCCTAGCACCTATGTAGAACTGGAGCAGAAGCACTGGAAGGTGGGAGATGTCGTAGAAATCGACATGCCATTCAGCAAGCATATCGAATATGGTGCCGACAAGCTTTCGAGCGATGTGGCAAGTCTGGACGGTACTCCGCTGAAGACATCCTGGGTAGGAACCCTGATGTACGGACCATTGGTGATGGCAGGCACAGGCGCACAGACCTGGAACCAGGCTACGCTGAACATAGACTCCAAGTTGAGTAAGATAACCGTGGGCGAATCAAATGGCGTGACAACAGGTGCGGGAGCCAATCTCCTTACCCTGAAGCTGGATGGCAAGGAATTCCAGCCAGACTATTATCGCAACGCTAACAGTACCCACTACTACCGCATCAACCTGACCGATGCCAAGAGCAAGAAGAGCAAGAAGGTGAAGATAGATTTCACCGAACTGAATTCTCTCCTGAATCTTGCCGCAGAGCGTAAGGCAGACCAGGAGAAGTGGAATGCCCTCTCTCAGAAGGTTCCGGAGTATGCTCCATGGGCACCATTCGGCTATGAGCGCATGCAGAAGGTGATGGCTCAGGCACAGGAACTGGTGTCAAAGGGCAAGAAGAAGGTAACCCAGGATGAACTGGAAGGTACTACTGCCATCCTGAACCGTGCCATCAACACGATGCGCCCTGGCAATCTTGCAGAGATGGAAGACCTCCGAGAACTTTCCGGTCTGCTTCGCCGTGCCGGTTGGCCGGATGACAACACCAGCGAGGAACTCAAGGAAGCTATCAGTTATGGCAGAATGGTTCAGAAATACGTAACCGACGGAAGTGGAACCCACGACATGATTCATGCCGCTGTGGAAAAACTGAAGAAGGCGATGAAACAATAA